gttttttaaagtattttttataccgaaatgtattaaaatgatatttttatattttttaaaaattatttttaaaatcaacacatcaaaacgattcaaaacacataaaaaaatattaattttttagtaaaaaacggTGCCTAAGTCTTTTCTTAGGCCACccttcattatttattaatccTGTCTAAAAAAACACCAGAAGAAATCTTTTCCTAGGgatattttgtttgatattcTGCGCAAATGTTCTTAGAGGCATTAcgtgtcttcttcttccccttacATCTGTGACAAACCAAAGCACCCAAGAGTTGAATACTGAAAGCAGCCGATTATAAAATAGAATCCACAATCACAGGTACTTAAGTAATTATTCGAAAAAGTTTCTTAAAAGGAATTATTGGTGGTCCATTATCAAGGATGTCCCATGCTGGTCCGATTTGACATCACCATAGGGTTTCACGTGGCAAACATGCAACTTAAAGGTCAGCTTGGATCTCATGCATACGTGggatcttctcttctttctttttttcttttttttttcccttcttggGCAGCAAATAAAAGAGAATATTGTTTACAGTATCAATAAATTAGAGTACATAATCAAATTAATACAGAGTATATTACTATATCCTTAAtagcaacaataaaaaaagaaaagaaattatattccacaaatCCTCTCATATTTGCACATTTAGGTAACATTTTTATGGTCATGAATgacaaataatgtttttagacATTCTAACTAAACATAAGTTTTCTTCTATCATGTCTCCAGACAAATTTTTATGGCTACCAGATTGAAGGAGGGACAATCCATACAGATGGAAGATTTTGTCGGTCAAATGTAGCTAATAATTAAACTAACATAATTTAACTGTGTTGAGACTTCTCTCCTAAATTCAAAACCTTATTAACTCGTATAAAGTTAGCAAATATTAGCTAATAGAATACAAAGAAATATACTTATAAGATACGACTTCCAAACAGACTCTCACCAATACTATTGATACTGATACTCGTAGCTAATGTTTATGCCTTGTTAGTATCTTGTTGGACTCATTACACCACAAAGAAAGGCtttgttataattaatatcaataactTGGTTTGGAGTTGAGATAAATTGAATACTTAAGTCACCTCTTATAGATCACAATGTGCTtcattttctacaaaaaaaaaaaaaactcaaactatAAGGATTGTAATCAATTCATTATAGCTTATGTATCGTTAAGAGTCTTCTATTCCGTTGATGATCTGTACACAGCTCGTTGCTTGAAAGATTTTTCAGGAAACTAAATTTCTGTCAAGAACACAACATACTTTTGTTGACTTTAGATCATCTAAAAGCCTGACTAATCTAAATTAGAAAAGGCATGAATGTGGAAACTCGAAAACCTTATGATATATAACCTATGAGAGGAGGTACACCttgttagaaatttgttttaagaaacaTTGTTAATGTGTTGATGAGTACATATAAAGCCAAATTAAAAGTGTAGATCACTCACATTCAAGGATAAAACCTAGAAGATTGCCCAAATTGGTAGTGAATGACCAAAATGACATGTGAAAAAGTTAAAGGACTAAAATGTATAAGATTGACAAAATTTTCAGCCCAATTTTGATTGACAAAAGGGCCCattagtgaaaatatttttatttggggtaaaaaaatacaaattttaataggtaaggactcaatgagaattttttagggcttaattaattttatttgaggacttaattgcaagaaaaattgatttttaaagtcaatttaggccttaattgaaagaaattaaaatttaagggtcgaattgtagttttaaaatgttaatttggtcaaaataagggtttcattatataaatattaaagtttaatgagcaattagggacttgattgaaaaaattcaaaattgagaaccaaactgaaaaggaTGCTTGAATGCAGGGgttgaaattgatcaaatcatttgccaaattaaagaaattgagggtcaaaatgtACACTTTAATAACTAAGGAGTAAAATGAAACAGACGGTCAACTTTGGGTCTGACAATTGAGTTTGGTAGGAGTGGAGctgtatgaaattaaaagttttggaGACAATTATGTGTGCAAttaattaaaagcaattggaagAATAGAGACTAAAGTAAAATCTGTcaaattccaaattaaaaaacctaatttatAGGGTTTAACCTAAACGATGCATCATTCGACCATTATATAGCATCTTCATTGGTAGTTTTGGCTAATTAAATAGGTACTTTCAAGCGAATGAATGTCACGTCTCCAACCTCTACTAGAGCTGTAACGATCACGATTCAACTTAGAAACACCCCCTCTACAAATATCAGCTACTCCCCATCAAATATTTACATCCCATCTTTTCCCCGATCAACCATCACTGTATCTTTAGATTATCGGCTAATCGAGCTGGCACCTTCAAACAAATGAATGTAGAGCTACATGCCCCCAATTTGAGCAATAATAGATCCAATCGAAAGATATGTTTCTCCTCTACAACATTCAGGTGGTCTCCTATGACGTTACATCGGAGTTTCTCTAGCGAAGCCTTGAAATTGGTCAACTCAGTCAGCCTTGACTAAGATACTCATTTCGCAAAACCACTAATCTTTTTCAAGTGTTTAAACTTTAAGCCTTCTTAGTGGGTTCTTATCAAATATTAGTTATGTTTCTCTCAAGattcaaaagtaaaaaacaagctCTTTGGTctccaattttgaaaaaaccatcaaaatctcaaaaaaccAAGTTTGTTGCGAATCTTGTGACTtcttatcattatttaattgaGGAATCTCACCCCGAATATAATTAAGCTTTGTGCTTCTTTACACATGTTCTAACTCTTATGGTCCATCACTTTTTCTTGGCCAATCTAAACTCTTAGTCATCTAGTCGATTACTTATTTTGATCTATCAAGACTTTTCTAATACAGTCAATTGAACTATAGTCGATTGATTTCAACTTCATTTCCTTGTTTTATTAGGaacaatcattgtttttttttttttaacaattgatatgaggatatttattttttgtataaacaacttcttattttatatttaaaggctattctaatatgttttttttctcataatatAACTTTatacatttcttttaattataattacacCCTTTATATTTAATGATGCTGACATGGTCAACTAGAATCTATTTTACAAGATCTTAACCAACCATTCTAAATTTATCCCTTCCTCACAACCTATTTAAAAGAACTAACATCATCAACGACACTGTAAAAAGGTCTCAACTCCCTCACAACCATTAACTGTCAAATAGTGATAATAAAATCactttttcatgtattttttcgaatcataaaaacataaagagagGAAGGAGttatacatataattatatGTTAGTTTAGATTAagacatttcatttaaaaaaaatggaataatataaaaataaattagtaattgaaaatgaaagatgTTTTTAAgaacaatgttgttttttcttgttttggtttGAAATAAATGTTATGTAAAGAAATAGTATGTGTGTGTTGAAAATAGAAATTGCGAACCTCTCACCTGGGTGATTCATTGAATATTTATACctcatgaactttatcttttacTTGAAGGAGAGGGGTGAATAGTTATTTCACCCTTATAgtattaatgaataataaatatctcttacataaaccttaataaagaacaaataccATTAACATAAACATGAATATTGGACGAATATATTGTAcagatatatattaatgaaatgaaaatatggTGGATCATAGAAGACTCTTGTACACCTAGAGATGTACATAAAAAACCAAAGGACTAGGtattaaatttaaactataaaacaagGTTCAAAATATACTAGAATGTGCAACAGGCTCAAACGTGTAGCCTGAAATTGAGAATGAATCTAGGTATAATGTTTGGGATTCAAGCCCAATACATGAGCCAACAAGTGTCAAGTGCGTGCCTGACGCTTGAGCTTAGGGCTCATGTTCAGAGCCCATGGGCTTCAGGGGCgtttctaaaaataaacacatttaCATTCAAGTTTTGtgattatgtttaaaaaaatttggaaaaaaaattgaaaaccatattattaatttaattaattaaaatggtcCGGACAAGCGTGATATTACAATTTTACCCAGACAAATAATTTTGTTCAGATGGGGGCATTCCGTCCTTTCCAATTTCAGCCTGTCTACCTACACAACAGCAGCAGTAGCAAGAACAACGTTACCTTGTCATCTCGATGACCTTAGGGTTCATCTACTTTCTAAATTtgtagtaaaaaaattgaaggccGACGACAACTCCGGCGACTGTCATCTACTGACTTCTGCTTCTTTGGTTTCAATTTCCTTCAACTATCAGATCCAAGATTAATTCTCTTCATCAGCTTTATCAAGGtagcttgttttctttctttctttgttaacaaaatcaagatttatttgTGTTCAAGGATTGTGCTCAATTGAGATTTTTTCCTGTAATTCTTGATATGAGATTTTTAGGGAAAcaatgtttcattttttttcggGTATATTTAGTGTTAGCTCAATCTTTTATGGCATgtgaaaaggatgaaattacaTTTGTTCAAAAGGGTTAGAAAGCGGACTCTGTTGATTGAATTGACAGAAAATTATGGGCTATTTTGTTTTGTgcagttttcaagaaaatgGGTTGTGGGTTGTGTCAAAGCtatgtttcttttttggatCGTATTTTGGTGCACAACGTTAATAGAGGGTAGTTTCATAGTTGTATGTATATTGGCATCTGTGTTAAAGAACAGAAGAATGTGTTTGGACTTCTCTTTGGAATGCTGAGAGTTTTTTTTGTGGGAAAGTTTTTAAGTGGATCAAAGAGTATTAGGTCAAGAGGTTAGGGGGAAGGCCGTTACTAAGACCCCCAGCCAAGCATGAATCCTGAGAAAGAATAGAAATGAGTTTGTGCTTGGTGATTTTCTGATTGTTGACGTAAAGTAAGGCTTTACTTCTGTAAAACTCACCAGGGAGAAACagttaactttttttatgcTGCCATTACAGTTTTTTGGATGCTTATGTGGGAATTGTTGTGTTTTCAGGATTGGGAGCATTGCAAACTTGATGAGTTTGTGTTGTTAACTCTCTGCTTTGCCATTTTCAACATGAGCAACCAATATAGCGAAGATCATGTAAGTAGAAAACATGGTGCTTTGGGGTTTGATATTATATCGGGACTTCAAGGTCATGTAAGTAGaaaactttaataatttaattgtgtTGCAGGGAGAAGCAACTGTTGTGGGATTTGAAGTTCCTAGATCACCTGATTCAAGTTACAACAATGTCTACCCTGGGAATGAAGATGAGGTACGGGACCCACCTTCAGTACCTCAACACCTGCAACACTCCTTGCTTAGCTACCCAGTAAGTGCAGACACTTCTGAAACCCTTCCACTGCCACAGAATGTGATTCTCAACCATCTTTACATTGAGAACCGGGAGGCCCCACGATCTGTGGTGGCTCTAGGGTTCACTCATCGCTTCCATTCAAAATTTGTCACTGTTGTGCTATACAAACCTGTTCAAAGGAGGGGAAGTACCAGCACTTAGTATGCGTATATAATAAACCTTTGCtagattttgtttctttgccCTTGTTGTGATGGAATTGGCTGCAATAGACTCCAATATGAGATTAGCCAAAACGAGAATATTTATTGCCTCGCATCACAGCAGCTGATGGAATTAGGTTTGTTCTATTGAACCTTGAAGTTCTCTCCACTTGAATTGTCTCTTGTGCCATGAGGTTAGATTTGCTTTACTTGTAAAGTATACATTCATATTCTTATGAACACTAATATGGTGGAATGGAGCTTATTTGTACTATGAAACTTGAAGATCTGCTTTATCCCTTGGATATGtgcattttggttttcaaatgTGCTCTGTAATGATACAAATGGCTGTCTTGCGAACAGGGTCATGTTCATGCAGTCTAGCTTTGTTTTACCACTAGAAGGTTATCTGGCAACCAAGTGTTCCTCATCACTCACCCGTTAGGTTTTATGAATAGAAtgagttgaaagttgaaacccacatgattatatttataataagttTCTTTAATTGATAGAATTATCTAAATATGTGGAAATAGCTTGCCCACTGTTTGAAAGAATACTTTGAGATAATCTGATCTATCAGTCCATACTGAATGCACCTGATGTTTCTTTGCAATGCACTGTGTACATAGGCTATCCTCTGCAGATAATGTCGAGTTGTATTGTTAGGAGTTCTTCAATGTTGGATAGATAAGGCCATAAGATGTGATTGCATCACCTGATTCCTAAATTGTTTTACTGTTGTGGGGTTGGTTTATATGGATCAATGTCTTATTGTCAGTGATTAGGATGCCATTATGATGGGCTACAAAATTTAAACCATTGAATATGgtttcaccttttttttgtaGTGGCTTATCAAGCTATGAAAATTAAGGAATGAGGTTCCACGTCCCAAGTAGCCCCTTGGGCAGCATAACTTAATGTAATGGGTCTTATCCTCCCTTGACTCAAAAGCTTAAGCTCCAGGTCATTGGTAGTGCATGACTAAGGTTTTTACCTGTCCAAGATCGTTCCCATTCCTATCCTTGTGGGATTGGGGCATCGTTAACTGGTAGCTTGTGTCTAGACAGTGCTCAGGATACACTGAAAGTAGATATGTATGTTGTTTAGCAGTCTGAGACTCGGGATGCACTTAAAGTAGATATGTTTACAGTTCTTTGTTCTTGTTTACCATAAATGATGATAAAGAAAACAACCATAAGATTAAGTGCAGAACTGGTCGCTTCAAGCTTCCTTGTTGAAGGTGTGCCcattttcaagtttcaacctttcttttttattgttatggaCGGGATACAAAGCCcaggaaaaacaagaagaaaaagaacctCAGAAACTACTTACAAAGCCTGAATTCAACTGTACCACAAAAATCCTTCTGCAAGCACTCTGACATGAAACTTGGAGGCTTGTATAATAAATCTCATAGCCTAATTCTACACCCTTAGCAGGCATTATGTCTGCATGGATATTAGCTTCTATGTATGCTTGGGAGATTCACTAACCTTTGATGACTTTGAAAATGAGGCCATGGTAAAGCAAGATTTTTGGGCTTAGGGCTGTTCTTCTATAGTTGCCAGCTTCTTTCTTAGCTCCTAAATGTATTTACTGCAGCCCTTTGAAGCACTTGTTCCCTGGATATAGTAATTTAATACAAATAGCGGTGAGAAGGCGTCTTGAAGTTCCAAAAAAACATAGTTATGAAACTTGGTTAGGTCCATGACACCATTCAAGCTTAGGTTATATTTTAATTGAGTCAATTTAAACCAGCAttgttaaaagtttttttttaaaaaaaaataatataaaacaacagatgttttgaataaaaatttatttgatattcaCGAGTAAACCCGTGCCGGGTTTGATTAATTCTCAcataattcaatataaaattcaatctgGAGCAAATCTCAGACGGGGCATAATAATATGGAAGATTGCAAAACAAACAACTAATTAGAAAAcgtataataaataattgtgaCTCCTACCTCCTGAGCAACGATCCACTATTCcgaaaacaaaattgaactcCTAAGCTCGGTTTCTCTGGTACTGATGGTACCTGCATCCATCTAAAATCTAGCCTTTGGATCGATCGGAAAGTACTGAAATCATGATCTCCATGACTACTTGTACTCCTTTtccaattaattttgaattgaactATGGAATTTACTcgaataaataactaaaattctaCTAAGCAACTTGATCGACACAAGGTCTTATAATGGAGCTCTTGTATGGATTTACATTAAAACACAAGGGCTATTATAAGATGTGAACAAAGACTCACCATTTCATAATTTCCAAGCTTTAAAATATTGCACAGATGTTTTCAAGGTACCTTCAGCTCCAGCGAAACCCAGACCCTAAAATCAAGAGAGTCGTCTTGTCCCAGCTGGTTGGCACCATGAAAATAAAGAACTCTTGAGAGCTTTTGAAAGGGTAATGCAAGGTTACAGGATATTTTTCTTCTATCTCCATTAAACTGGCAAAAGGGAACGACGAGGAGGGGAGAGAATTGCACTTGTGGTATTTAAGAAAGATCCTTCCTTTGACCATGGCTAAGTGCAAGCCACATATTATAACGAGCAGTTTAATAAGTGAATAAAAAGATGACAAAACCTTAACTTGTGATCTGGAATTGAAGAGGGTGATGGGAggacttgatttaatttttatttgggaCTTGGTTGACTTGCAATTTTccacaattaaataaatcccACAGGTTGGTTACTGTGCAGGCAACAATGCttctaaaatatttagtttaagGTTTATGAAAAGTTTTTATCAAGCTtaaattattcataatattctttggttaaattgaatattaaagCTCAAAGACTAAAGCTCAAAGACTAGGTTGAATTTAGCGGTGTCCACGGTAAAACAATGGTGAGTTTCAAATGAgctgttattttattttctactgataatgaaattgatattttatttttttatggttaattattgctttatttactattaatatcttattattaatcatattattaaattaatcaaacttatcAAACCTAATCAAGGCAATAAATCAGATCccaaatctttctttcttcttttaaaagacAGTATCACCTgtgcattttttttacattataaaaaaatatgcggCCCGCGGTGTAACGCCACCATCTATGTACGTTTTTGAACTAATTATCACGCATATGCGTCTTTAGCTTACCCTGTAGGCTGTACTCTGATCATATGATATGTGAACTAATCAAGATTTTTGTTTACAGGTTCGATCTAAAGCTTCACACAGCTGGTGTTATTGCTGCTACCTTTGGTGTGGCTAACCTTCTAGCTCGTCCCTTTGGTCGAATTGTTTCTGACGTAGCAGCAAGATACTTTGGTATGAGAGGTAGATTTCGGGCTCTCTTGATCTTACAAACACTCGGCGGAGTTTTCTGTATTTGGCTTGGTCGTGCTAATTCACTTTCCATGGCTATCGTGACAGTGATTCTCTTCTCCATTGGAGCTTAAGCTGCTTGTGGAGCAGCATTCGGTATCATTCCCTTAATTTCTCGACGATCATTGGGCATTATACCAGGTCTAACCGATGCAGCTGGAAATTTTGGTTCTGGGTTGACACAactaatattcttttcaagctgAAGATTGTCCACAGCAGCAGGTCTATCCTGGATGGGTGATATGATTTGTAGTTGCACTCTTCCTGTGACTTTGGTTTACTTCCCACAATGGGGTGGCATGTTCTTTCCGGCATCAAAAGACGTAGTGAAATCGACTGAAAAATCCTATTATGCATCAGAGTGGAATGAGGAGGAGAAGCAGAAGGGCATGCACCAGCAAAGCCTCAAGTTTGCCGAGAACAGCGGGCCGGTCTGAACGCGGCAAGAGTGTTGCCTCAGCACCAACACCACCAAAAACCACACAAAACCTTCAGCCATGCCTCTGTAGTGCAATAGGCAAGATCTAAAACGATGCAAGCCAGATTTTTGGATTGTAAAGGCATTGAAATAATCCCATCATTGTCTGTTAggtattcttttttgtttttttcgacCCTCTGTAGACTAGATTTCAATCATCAGATGGAAACTAATTTAAAGGTATCATTCTAAGGATTCTGAAATTCTGATGTTTAGGTTTTATTCTGGTGTCTTTAAGCACCATCATTTCTTATCTACAAAATTATTTCTGTCTTCTGAAGCTTTGAAATTAAATGTACTCGCAAGCAGCTACGCTTAACCAAGAATGATGTGGAAATGGCATTACAAAGTGAGGAATTTAAGTTAATATCATGTTGTGGAGATATTGTTCAATCATTTCCAGTATTTATGGAGGAGTTGACTTTAATTGCTCTAGTTTCTAAAGCAGTAAGCTGGAAGGTAACCCAATATTGAATTTGAACCTTTTAATTACTATAGAAGAAGGCCAAGGCAGTGTAGGAAAAAAACAGTAACCATAGTGGCAAGACCACCATTCTTTGACAGAAATGAATCTCTTAGATTTCTAGCTAGAacatttcttttgttaaaattatgcacttaaaatcttaaaaataatctttatacTCCAAAGACTAAGGATGCTATTCTCTGATCTCCTTGCAATCGGAAATATGTTTATCAACGAGAGAGATCAGCACACAAATCCACGATCGAAGTGCTATAACCTCCAAAGTTACATAAAGTTTTCTCTTGATTTGCATTTGGTAGAAAACCGACATCCATAGGTATTGGCTGGCTCATGTATAGACATGGAGCGACGCCATTTTCCAATGGTTGCAACTCAAAACTAAAGGTGAGGTGGCATCTATTTCTCATAAAGATTCATTATCTTCGTTCTCACATAACCATTAATCCTAACCAGCAAAGTTCACGTTGTATGCTACCCATAAATCGCATCCATTGCTAGCtcaaacttaagaaaaaaagagcatatTCATTACCTCAAAACTCATAATGTTTGTGAGAAATTTGCTaggaaataaatcaaaatattggtCACAGATTGGTTGAAGCACATAACAGATCATGCTTGTACAAAATTCCAGTATAGgcctaaaaaacaaatgtagCAGATGACCCAAGAACAATACTTGTAATTGATTTCTTCCAGCACTAACTTCTAAGAGATCTTTGTCGTTCAGGAAGAATAAAAACAGTAAATCACTCCATAAAGTTATCACTGCAGCAGAAATCCAGAAAAACCGTAGTGAATCCTATTTACTTTCTAGAACTAATACAGATAGGGTGCTGTTGATACATGGAATCAGTTAGATTTgggaaattaattataaattaagccTTGCAGACAATATTTTAGCTGAAAAAGAAGGAGGAGTTCATTACAATGTTGgtataaaacataaatgaaaaacaaaaggtctAAAGCCACAGCTagaataaaatctttattgCCACTTGTctgaatttatttgatttaataattgaaGCATCAATTCAGGCCACCAAAGGTCCTTTCCCTTCCAACCCCtagatgataatgataataaaccTCATCAAAGCGCAAACCTCCACTAGCAACAACCCATAGGCACAGTCCTAAAAGAATCACCTAATTATTCATGTAGCCATTAGACTCCAGAAAATGGGACTAGAAACCCCATTGAATCACTTATCTTGGATCAACAACAACTTTCAGCAATCTAAGAAGCATTTCTTGTTCTGGATTTCAAGGCACCTAATACTTAACCAAGAATTCATGTTCTGTATTACTAGACAgaaccaagaaaacaaataccATCATTCTACCCATCAAAGTTATAGAAACCTCTCCAAGCACTCAATATTAACTCCAGTGTCCCCCTTCTGGAGGTTCTTTATGATAGCCATAACTATTCTAATCAGCTTCAAACATCAAAGACAAGTAATGATCCTTATCTCAATTTAGAAACCATTATAGCAGAGACCTTCCTCCATAAAGTTTAACATAAATGGCTCAAATGATTCAACCAAATACAAAGGGAAAACCCCCCTCGTCTACCTAAATGATGATGTACATGTATGAGAAGAAACAACCACCAAATAAAAGCCTCCATGGCCATATCTTTAAtgggtttatttcattttctcgtAACTGTAAGACACTACTTGTCAACTACCTTCAAAAAATTACACTGAAAAGCCAAAGAGCATGTCATGATGGCAGCATAAACTTATAACAACAACCAACAAGTAGAGCCATTAGAGTTGAATATTAAATATTGGGAAGGAGTTCGTTTGTTTGAATTACTTACTCTTGGAGAAGGAGGCAAATGATAAAGTGCGCACTGCCAGCTCCATCTCCAAATTTAGATACAAAAAGGCTTACTTGTGTGCTGTGCTTCTATAGAAACTGAAACAACTGAAATGTTCTCTATCTTGCATTTATGTCAATCCAATTTCGCATATCAGCCCTTGATGTTGCAACTAATTTCacaattgcctttttttttaaccaaaattatatatttttagtgattACTATTCCTATAACCAGTGTTTATTTAATcagtaaaatataatataaatataaatataaatgaaattgattgaataaacttgtcataaaaaacattatgcagggatgaatatatcaaaaatattatttaaaaataaatatatttttttaatttctttctcaattaaattataataaaattatcattttatcattaataaaaaccctaaggggtaataagatatttttcatTAGTCTATTGTGAAAAACTTATACCCTATGTAACTTCCCTATATATCTTGTTAATTATTGAGAAATGACATTATAAATGCCCGCACATGATACCAAACACATGTATTAACAAGAGGCCAAAAAAACTAGAACCAACAAGAATGCAAAtgtgattattaattaattattaatatatactaaaagtgTATATCACTTGTGatagtgtttttcactttgaccttaaaagattttgaaaactttttttaaatttttaaattagtttttttaattatatcctcTAACATTAACTTTACTAGGTAGGTActggacttcataatttgttttgatttttttatggggttattatCGTTTTATGATAATCTGGCTTGTGAGTTTTTGCGAGTTAGCCAAAttgacttagatttttttattcttttttaatttaatattttattttcaatttcatcatttaatattgggttgattgtgaattgaactttataatttattttaattttctttctataaagtttATCTCGACTTcctaacccgagttgactcaggtcatttttttgttattttttagtttatttttttttcaatttcatcctcaatattgagttaattgggAATGAAGCcttataattaatttcattttgcattttttgaGGTTATTCCAACCCCATGACCTGAGTCACAGGTTTGGTCGGTTGACTCGAATTGATTCGAGTGggtttttatgtcttttttttaattgactttcttcttaatttcatcctttaacattggtttgattgaaaattaaattttataatttgttttgatttgcttgacatgaggttatctcggtcttatgatcCAGATTTGACAGGTTAGCCTGAATTAACAtggcttatttttttagttgaattttatttttaattttatccttcaatattgggttggttgagaattgagtttaatatctttctttttattatttgttttttataaggttattagAGTCTCAAGACTTGGATAAAGAATTTGGcagattaactcgagttaatccgagttgatctaatatgttatcattttaatattttaaaaaatatatcaacttGATTTACTTTTGtatagtcaaactatatttttatcggtaATTTGGGTTATCTTTGAATCTATCACGTTATCCAGGTTGCGTCAAATAAATCCCcacatagtttaaaaaattttatgctaaaaaaatcattaacaatatctagatatttttttgtcttaaaattttttgatcCAACATGTAGCTTAGGAAATCATCTAATAATTATCTAT
The DNA window shown above is from Populus trichocarpa isolate Nisqually-1 chromosome 4, P.trichocarpa_v4.1, whole genome shotgun sequence and carries:
- the LOC18098225 gene encoding SNF1-related protein kinase regulatory subunit beta-3, encoding MSNQYSEDHGEATVVGFEVPRSPDSSYNNVYPGNEDEVRDPPSVPQHLQHSLLSYPVSADTSETLPLPQNVILNHLYIENREAPRSVVALGFTHRFHSKFVTVVLYKPVQRRGSTST